TCGCAGGACGGCGACCCGGGCGTCTTCGAGCCGCTCCGGGGGCCGATCGAGCGGCTGGCCGAGGCGTTCCGGCGCGAGCTGATCGAGGCCGAGCCCCGGCAGCTCGACGCCGTGATCGACTTCGCTGCCCTGGCCTACCGGCGTCCCCTGGAGGATGGGGAAGCGGAAACCCTCCGCGCCCTCTATCACTCGCTCCGGGAGGAGCCGATGCCGCACGACGAGGCGATCCGATTGACGATCGCCCGGATCCTCGTCGCCCCGCCGTTCCTCTATCGGGTCGAGCGGCCCGGCCCGGGGTCGGGCCCGTCCCCCGTGTCGGCCTGGGAGCTGGCCAGCCGCCTGAGCTATTTCCTCTGGTCCTCGATGCCCAACGAGGCCCTCCGGGCCCGGGCCGAGTCGGGCGAGCTGCTCGACCCCGACGTTCTGGCCGGGGAGGCGCGGCGGATGCTCGACGACGCCCGCGTCCGCCGGCTCGCCGAGGAGTTCGCCTGCCAATGGCTCCAGGTCTACGACTTCCCAAGCCTCGACGAGAAGAGCGAGCGGCACTTCCCCTCATTCGCCTCGCTCCGGCCGGCGATGTACGAGGAGACGATCCGGTTCTTCGAGGACCTCTTCCGCAACGACCGGCCCGTCTGGAGCATCCTCGACGCCGACTACGCGTTCTTGAATGAAGACCTGGCCCGGCATTACGGGATCGAGGGGGTGGCCGGCCCCGACTGGCGCCGGGTCGACGGCGTCTCGGGGCACGGCCGGGGGGGGATCCTCGGCCTCGCCTCGACCCTCTCGAAGCAGTCGGGCGCGTCCCGGACCAGCCCGATCCTGCGGGGGAACTGGGTCTCGGAGGTCCTGCTCGGCGAGCGCCTCCCCCGGCCCCCGAAGGACGTGCCCCCGCTCCCCGAGGACGAGGGGGCGACCGACGGCCTGACCGTCCGGGAGCTGGTCGAGCGGCACACGCAGGACCCCCGCTGCATGACCTGCCACCGCCGGATCGACCCCTTCGGCTTCGCCCTGGAGCGGTACGACGCCATCGGCCGCCTCCGGGAGGCCGACCTCGGCGGCCGGGCGATCGACGCGGCTTCCCGGCTGCCCGACGGCGCGGAGGTCGACGGCATCGAGGGCCTGAGGCGCTATCTCCTCGAAGACCGCCGGGACGCCTTCGCCCGGCAGTTCTGCCGGAAGCTGCTCGGCTACGCCCTGGGCCGGGGCGTCCGGCTCTCCGACGAGCCGCTGCTCGACGAGATGCGTCGGGGCCTCGACGAGGGCGGCGGGCGTGTCTCGGCCGCGATCGAGGCGGTCGTCCGGAGCCCCCAGTTCCTCGAGATTCGCGGCCGGGATTTCGCCGCCGAAGCCCCGCCCCGATGACCCCCGACCGGGCGATCGAGCCGGCCAACACCCCCCTGCCCCCTCCCATCGGAGTCGACCCATGAGCCCGCCGATCCACTCCCGACGCGCGTTCCTCCGAGGGGTCGGGGTCAGCATGGCCCTGCCCTGGCTGGAGTCGGTCCCCTCGTGGGCCGACGACGTGCCCGATGTCGTCGCCTCGGCCGGCCCGCCGACCCGCCTGGCCGTCCTGTTCTCGGGCAACGGCTTCCACAGCCGGGAGTGGTGGGCCCGGGGCGGGGGGGAGGCGATGGAACTGGGCGGCGTCCTCCGGCCGCTGGAGGATCTCCGGGAGAAGCTGGTGTTCGTCCGGGGCCTCTACAACGAGGAGGCGCTGAAGGGGAACATCCACAGCTCCCAGACCGGGAACCTGCTCTCCGGGGCCCCGCTGGCCTCGGGGGGCGAGATCCGATCCGGCACGAGCCTCGACCAGGTCGTCGCCCGGCACTCGGCGGGGCAGACGAAGGTGCCGAGCCTGGTGCTCGGCTGCGAGAAGTCGAACCCGTCGGTCCACAAGAATTACTCGATGCTCTACAGTTCCCACATCTCGTGGAGCTCCCCCACCACGCCGACCCCCCTGGAGTTGTACCCCGCCCTGGCCTTCGACCGCCTCTTCCGGGACGAGCCCCGTGCCGGGGAGCGGAGCGTGCTCGACTCGGTCCTGGCCGACGCCCGGGACCTCCGGGGGTCGATCGCCGCCTCCGACCGCCTCAAGCTCGACGAGTACCTCGACTCGGTCCGGGAGGTCGAATCCCGGATCGACCGGGCCGGCCGCCGGGGGGAGCTCCAGGGCTGGCGGCCGAACCTGGAGGAGCCGGACGTCCCCCGCCCCGCCGACGGCATCCCGCAGGACATCGGCGAGCACATGAGGCTGATGGCCGACATCCTCGTCCTCGCCTTCCGGACCGACACGACCCGGGTCTGTTCCCTGAAGCTGAACAACGACCACAGCTCGCTCCGGTTCCCGAACCTGGGGGTGGACTACATGATCCACCACCTCCTCTCGCACACCGACAGCGACGACTGGCTGAAGGTCAATCGCTTCTTCCTCGACCAGGTGGCCTACCTCGCCCGGCGGCTCGATGCGGTCCGGGAGGGGGATCGCACCCTGCTGGACAACTCGGTGATCCTCTTCTGCTCCAGCATGCTCACCGGCAATCACGACGCGACCCAGCTCCCCGTGATCCTGCTGGGGGGGGGCGGCGGCAAACTGCCGGGAGGGCGTGTCCTGGACTACCGGGACGCCCCGAACCGCAAGATGTGCAGCCTTTACCTCTCGATGCTCGACCTGTTCGGCATCCACCTGCCGGGGTTCGGGGACTCGGCCGAACGCCTGCCGGGCTTCTCGGGGTGACTCACTGACGGGACTGGCCCGGCCGGGAGGCCTCGAACCGGGGCGGCCGATCCCCTACAATCGGGAGATCGGGGCGTCCGCCCCGGGGCCGACCCTCCCGGCCCGGGGCGGTCGACCCCGGATCGCGCCGGGCGCACCGGTGCCCCGATCCGTCCCCGGAGAGATGGACCCATGATCCGAACACCTCGACGGTCCATCCCGGCACTCCTGATCCTCGCCCTCGCGGCCATCCGACCCGGCGACGCCCGATCGGGTGAGGACCGGGTCGATTTCCGATCCCAGATCCGGCCGATCCTCTCCGACGCCTGTTTCCACTGCCACGGGCCCGACGCCGGGCATCGCGAGGCCGGGCTCCGGCTCGACGTCCCGGAGGGGGCCTTCGGCGAGACGGCCTCCGGCGCCCTCCCGGTCGTGCCCGGTGAGCCCGACGAGAGCGAGCTGGTCTGGCGGATCACCGCCGACGACGAGTTCTCGGTCATGCCCCCGCCCGACTCGGGGCGTTCGCTCACCCGAGAGCAGATCGACCTCCTCACCCGATGGGTCGAACAGGGGGCCGACTGGGAACGGCACTGGTCCTTCTCCCCGATCGCCGACGAGGTGGCCCTCCCCGGGGTCGGGGACGAGTCCTGGCCGACCAACCCGATCGACCGCTTCGTCCTCGCACGGCTCGAAGCCGAGGGGCTCCGGCCCTCCCCGGAGGCCTCCCGGGAGCGACTGATCCGCCGCGTCACCCTCGACCTGACCGGCCTGCCGCCGACCGTCGAGGAGATCGACGCCTTCCTGGGAGACTGTCGTCCCGATGCGTATGAACGCCTGGTCGATCGCCTCCTCGCCTCCCCCCGGTTCGGCGAGCACCGGGCGGTCGGCTGGCTCGACCTGGCCCGGTACGCCGACACCTACGGCTACCAGGCCGACGTCTATCGGGCCGTCTGGCCCTGGCGGGACTGGGTGGTGCGGGCGTTCAACGAGAACTTGCCGTATGACGAGTTCGTCACCCGGCAGCTCGCCGGCGACCTGCTCCCCGACGCCTCCCCCGATTCTAACCTCGCCACCGCCTTCAACCGGCTGCACCGGATGACCAACGAGGGCGGCAGCATCGAGGAGGAGTTCCGCCTCGAATACGTCGCCGACCGCACCGACACCTTCGGAACCGCCTTCCTCGGCCTGACCCTCGGCTGCGCCCGCTGCCACGACCACAAGTACGACCCGATCAGCCAG
This Tautonia plasticadhaerens DNA region includes the following protein-coding sequences:
- a CDS encoding DUF1552 domain-containing protein, with amino-acid sequence MSPPIHSRRAFLRGVGVSMALPWLESVPSWADDVPDVVASAGPPTRLAVLFSGNGFHSREWWARGGGEAMELGGVLRPLEDLREKLVFVRGLYNEEALKGNIHSSQTGNLLSGAPLASGGEIRSGTSLDQVVARHSAGQTKVPSLVLGCEKSNPSVHKNYSMLYSSHISWSSPTTPTPLELYPALAFDRLFRDEPRAGERSVLDSVLADARDLRGSIAASDRLKLDEYLDSVREVESRIDRAGRRGELQGWRPNLEEPDVPRPADGIPQDIGEHMRLMADILVLAFRTDTTRVCSLKLNNDHSSLRFPNLGVDYMIHHLLSHTDSDDWLKVNRFFLDQVAYLARRLDAVREGDRTLLDNSVILFCSSMLTGNHDATQLPVILLGGGGGKLPGGRVLDYRDAPNRKMCSLYLSMLDLFGIHLPGFGDSAERLPGFSG